In one window of Luteitalea sp. DNA:
- a CDS encoding DUF4440 domain-containing protein — protein MSIRALTAVALSMLILALPLHAQEASRPSDEGTAVRSVRTLLEEQVAAWNRGDLERFMAAYWRSPDLLFTSGAEVRRGWQATYERYRKRYGGDVETMGQLAFEDLEITMLGGDAAWVLGRWHLIRNSTESGGIFTLVLRHLDGEWRIVHDHTSVKG, from the coding sequence ATGTCTATACGCGCGCTCACTGCCGTTGCCCTGAGTATGCTGATTCTGGCCCTGCCGCTGCACGCCCAGGAGGCCTCGCGCCCATCTGACGAGGGAACGGCGGTTCGGAGTGTCCGCACGCTGCTCGAAGAACAGGTGGCCGCCTGGAATCGCGGCGACCTCGAACGCTTCATGGCGGCGTATTGGCGAAGCCCCGATCTCCTGTTCACCTCCGGCGCCGAGGTTCGCCGCGGGTGGCAGGCGACCTACGAGCGTTACCGCAAGCGCTACGGTGGCGACGTCGAGACGATGGGGCAGCTCGCTTTCGAGGACCTCGAGATCACGATGCTCGGGGGAGACGCGGCCTGGGTGCTCGGCCGCTGGCACCTCATCAGGAACAGCACGGAGTCTGGCGGCATCTTCACGCTCGTGCTGCGGCACCTGGACGGTGAGTGGCGTATCGTTCACGATCATACGAGCGTAAAGGGATAA